A window from Gottschalkiaceae bacterium SANA encodes these proteins:
- a CDS encoding Na/Pi cotransporter family protein produces MFSILAGVLGGLGLFLFGMNMMGNGLQKAAGNRLKQMIGALTTNKYIGVVVGAVVTMLIQSSSATTVMVVGFVNAGLMSLYQAIGVIMGANIGTTITAQLVAFKLTDIAPFVIAIGVAMQLASKKRQNQEIAEVLIGFGILFLGMATMSSVLKPLSSTPAFTQMITSLSNPFMGILVGFVITAIVQSSSATTGILLAVASTGVLGLDAAFPILFGQNIGTTVTAMISSVGASRTARRAALMHLLFNIIGTILFMVLLYVLPITEWITSLSVGDVQRQIANAHTLFNVANTLLLLPFSVLFVKAAERLIPIRDDEYQFKTVKYLDRRIIEETPEIALGLAGKEVLRMGKIVRDNLGLSVEAVQEANAEKISLVLENEKTINNLNHDITTYLIDLSRQSVSDQSQIRIQALMNAITDIERVGDHAENIAELAQYRIDYEVNFSESAQKELKHIYDMVFMTYRTSLDAIKTVDRSLMEQVEIVEAQVDQLEKEYRKAHISRLNKGTCEPRAGIIFLEIISNLERVSDHAMNIASLVDDNEHTVA; encoded by the coding sequence ATGTTTAGCATACTTGCAGGAGTCTTAGGTGGCCTGGGTCTATTTTTGTTCGGAATGAACATGATGGGCAACGGTTTGCAGAAGGCAGCAGGCAATCGCCTGAAGCAAATGATTGGCGCATTAACAACCAATAAATATATTGGCGTTGTTGTCGGTGCGGTTGTAACCATGCTAATTCAGAGTTCTTCTGCGACTACCGTTATGGTTGTCGGATTTGTAAACGCTGGATTAATGAGTCTCTATCAAGCCATTGGGGTAATTATGGGTGCCAATATTGGTACAACGATTACCGCACAATTGGTAGCCTTTAAACTAACGGATATTGCACCCTTTGTTATTGCCATAGGGGTTGCCATGCAATTGGCATCTAAGAAACGACAAAATCAAGAAATTGCTGAAGTTCTAATTGGATTTGGTATTTTATTCTTAGGAATGGCAACCATGTCGAGTGTTTTAAAGCCTTTATCATCAACGCCGGCATTTACGCAGATGATTACAAGCTTGTCCAATCCATTTATGGGAATTTTAGTTGGTTTCGTGATTACTGCCATTGTGCAGTCTTCATCGGCTACAACAGGTATCTTGCTTGCCGTTGCTTCTACGGGAGTTTTGGGATTGGATGCGGCTTTTCCGATCTTGTTCGGTCAGAATATTGGAACCACGGTAACTGCAATGATTTCATCGGTAGGTGCAAGTCGAACGGCTAGGCGCGCTGCTTTGATGCATTTATTGTTTAATATTATTGGAACGATTCTCTTTATGGTTCTCTTGTATGTCTTGCCGATTACCGAGTGGATCACGAGTTTGTCGGTTGGAGATGTTCAACGACAGATTGCCAATGCCCATACGCTATTTAATGTTGCTAACACTTTGTTGTTGTTGCCATTTTCTGTTTTGTTTGTTAAGGCAGCGGAACGACTTATACCCATTCGAGATGATGAATATCAATTCAAAACGGTCAAATACTTGGATCGACGTATCATTGAAGAAACACCAGAGATTGCGCTTGGCCTAGCAGGAAAAGAAGTTTTGCGCATGGGAAAAATTGTCCGTGACAATTTAGGTCTTTCTGTAGAAGCGGTACAAGAAGCGAATGCGGAGAAGATTAGTTTGGTTTTGGAAAATGAAAAGACCATCAATAATTTAAATCATGATATAACGACTTATTTAATTGATCTTTCTAGGCAATCGGTATCGGACCAGTCACAGATACGAATTCAAGCTTTGATGAATGCGATTACCGATATCGAGCGGGTTGGCGATCATGCAGAGAATATTGCTGAATTGGCACAATATCGCATCGACTATGAGGTTAACTTCTCTGAATCTGCGCAAAAGGAATTGAAACATATCTATGATATGGTCTTCATGACTTATCGTACGTCTTTAGATGCGATTAAGACCGTCGATCGATCCTTGATGGAACAGGTTGAGATTGTAGAGGCACAGGTCGATCAATTAGAAAAAGAGTACCGCAAGGCGCATATTAGTCGCTTAAATAAAGGCACTTGTGAACCGCGGGCGGGTATTATTTTCTTAGAAATCATCAGCAACTTGGAGCGAGTTTCTGATCATGCCATGAATATCGCATCACTAGTTGACGACAATGAACACACAGTTGCATAA
- the nth gene encoding endonuclease III produces MRKRLTKKEKESVLEILETLYPNPKTELNWNSEYELLVAVMLSAQTTDVAVNKVTAELFPIANTPEMMVGLSTAEIESKLRRIGLYHNKTKNLLAMSQLLVDRHNSQVPATREALEALPGVGRKTANVVLSNAFEIPAIAVDTHVFRVSNRIGLAQATNVRKTEEDLMKVIPKKDWKDAHHWIILHGRRVCMARNPNCESCPLAKEKLCLAKLNDFK; encoded by the coding sequence ATGAGAAAAAGATTGACGAAAAAAGAAAAGGAATCTGTACTTGAGATTCTTGAGACCCTGTATCCCAACCCCAAAACAGAATTGAATTGGAACAGCGAATATGAGCTCTTGGTGGCAGTCATGCTGAGTGCGCAAACCACGGATGTAGCGGTCAATAAGGTGACGGCAGAGCTATTTCCCATTGCCAATACACCTGAAATGATGGTTGGGCTTAGTACAGCTGAGATTGAATCGAAGCTGAGACGAATTGGTCTTTATCACAATAAGACGAAAAATTTGCTTGCCATGAGCCAGCTTTTAGTCGATCGGCATAACAGCCAGGTTCCAGCAACAAGAGAAGCCTTGGAAGCCCTTCCAGGGGTGGGTCGAAAGACCGCCAATGTTGTTTTAAGCAATGCATTTGAGATTCCCGCAATTGCCGTGGACACTCATGTGTTTCGAGTTTCTAATCGAATTGGACTTGCCCAGGCAACCAATGTACGGAAAACGGAAGAGGATTTAATGAAGGTGATCCCTAAAAAAGATTGGAAAGACGCCCACCATTGGATCATTTTACACGGTCGTCGCGTCTGTATGGCTCGCAATCCAAATTGTGAATCCTGTCCATTGGCTAAGGAAAAGCTTTGCCTGGCAAAACTGAATGATTTCAAGTAA
- a CDS encoding ABC transporter permease: protein MIKKLDRLRKFELLRTLAAVGLALAIAFILILTTSEQPIEAIRAFALGPISKFRYFGNVIELMIPLLFTGLAVSVMFSANQFNLISEGAFFVGALGSSWIATNFLLPAGVHPVVGILVAGLIGAVVATIPAILKLKWNADVLVSSLMLNYILMFLGFYFLNYHLRDPQAGDMASFKFPDSAKLMRILPGTRVHIGLILAILAVVLVYLFMFKTRWGYEIRMVGKNENFARYSGMNVFRVIIVSQMVGGFLAGLGGGIEMLGMYTRFKYKTLPGFGWDGVIVAILAKNNPALVPVGAFFLAYLRIGADIMSRSTDVSSQLVGIIQGVVIILVAAEHFMSKRKNRIIYEESMADLSAAKEAK, encoded by the coding sequence ATGATCAAAAAACTCGATCGACTTCGCAAATTTGAACTGCTCCGCACTTTGGCTGCCGTTGGATTGGCGTTGGCCATTGCATTCATATTGATTTTAACAACCAGCGAGCAACCAATTGAAGCGATTCGCGCTTTTGCGTTGGGTCCAATATCAAAATTCCGATATTTTGGAAATGTTATCGAATTGATGATTCCATTGCTCTTTACTGGTCTTGCGGTAAGTGTTATGTTCAGTGCCAATCAATTTAACCTGATTTCTGAGGGTGCATTTTTTGTTGGTGCTTTGGGTTCTTCATGGATTGCAACAAACTTTTTACTTCCTGCAGGGGTTCATCCTGTTGTAGGAATTCTAGTTGCTGGTTTAATTGGTGCTGTTGTGGCTACGATTCCAGCAATCTTGAAATTGAAATGGAATGCCGACGTATTGGTCTCATCATTGATGTTGAACTATATTTTAATGTTCCTGGGTTTCTATTTCTTGAACTATCACTTGCGTGATCCGCAAGCGGGTGACATGGCTTCTTTTAAATTCCCAGATTCAGCGAAACTGATGAGAATTTTACCGGGAACCCGTGTTCATATCGGTTTGATTCTGGCGATATTAGCCGTAGTCTTGGTTTATCTGTTTATGTTCAAAACCCGATGGGGTTATGAAATTCGCATGGTTGGTAAGAATGAAAACTTTGCTAGATATTCAGGAATGAATGTATTCCGCGTGATTATCGTTTCACAAATGGTCGGTGGTTTCTTGGCTGGCTTGGGTGGCGGTATTGAAATGCTGGGTATGTATACTCGATTTAAGTATAAAACATTGCCTGGTTTTGGTTGGGATGGTGTCATTGTTGCAATCCTAGCGAAAAACAACCCGGCCTTGGTTCCTGTTGGTGCTTTCTTCTTGGCTTATTTAAGAATTGGTGCAGACATTATGTCTAGATCAACGGATGTATCGAGCCAATTGGTTGGAATTATTCAAGGTGTTGTCATTATTTTGGTTGCGGCAGAGCACTTTATGTCGAAACGAAAGAACCGTATTATTTATGAAGAATCCATGGCGGATTTAAGTGCGGCAAAGGAGGCTAAATAA
- a CDS encoding ABC transporter ATP-binding protein has product MGKEVLAMKGITKVYPNGIVANKDISFSIDEGEIHALVGENGAGKSTLMKILFGLEKAQEGKVYLREQEVTFSNPQHAIEHGVGMVHQHFMLVPSLTVAENLVLGVEPKKGLKFDTKKAEQQTADLAKQYSFEVDPTAKVSDISVGTKQKVEILKALFRGAKILILDEPTAVLTPQETKELFKQLKFLKEKGHTIIFISHKLNEVKELCDRLTVMRRGTTIGTYQVSDVSEEDISRLMVGRDVILKVDKKPVAPGKNILNVKNVTYVNEFGKNSLKNVSFNLREGEILGIAGVEGNGQREIVDLVTGLQKIQHGDVEIKGESIKGKSIRDIRDMGTSHVPEDRMVYGVAETESVKANVMSYKYTDSTYTKKVMQKSKEIDELADRLVVDYLIKCNNADQPVKMLSGGNIQKVVVAREFFVEPDFIICDQPTRGIDVGAIEFIRKELVALREKGTAVLLNSADLNEVLELSDRLIVMHEGEIAAFFTDASKITEEELGLYMLGLKKQSAEEIGRAIQ; this is encoded by the coding sequence ATGGGCAAAGAAGTTTTAGCCATGAAAGGTATCACGAAGGTTTACCCGAACGGGATTGTAGCGAATAAAGATATTAGTTTCTCCATTGATGAGGGAGAAATTCATGCTTTGGTCGGCGAGAATGGCGCCGGGAAGTCTACATTGATGAAAATCCTATTCGGTTTGGAAAAAGCACAGGAGGGGAAGGTTTACTTGCGTGAGCAGGAAGTTACTTTCTCGAATCCGCAGCATGCTATTGAGCATGGGGTTGGGATGGTGCATCAGCATTTTATGTTGGTACCGTCATTGACTGTTGCTGAAAATCTTGTACTTGGTGTTGAGCCTAAGAAGGGTCTGAAATTTGACACGAAGAAGGCTGAGCAGCAAACGGCAGATCTTGCAAAGCAGTATAGCTTTGAAGTGGATCCAACGGCAAAGGTTTCTGATATTTCTGTTGGAACCAAGCAAAAAGTGGAGATCTTAAAAGCGTTATTTCGCGGGGCGAAAATATTAATCCTCGACGAACCGACAGCTGTATTGACACCACAAGAAACCAAAGAACTCTTTAAGCAGTTGAAGTTCTTAAAAGAGAAGGGACATACGATTATCTTTATCTCTCACAAATTAAATGAGGTAAAAGAGTTGTGTGACCGTTTGACAGTTATGCGTCGCGGTACAACCATTGGAACCTATCAAGTTTCCGATGTATCGGAAGAGGATATCTCTCGACTGATGGTAGGGCGTGATGTCATTTTGAAAGTTGACAAGAAACCAGTTGCTCCAGGAAAGAACATTCTGAATGTAAAAAATGTCACTTATGTGAATGAGTTTGGTAAAAATTCTTTGAAAAACGTTTCTTTCAACTTGCGTGAAGGAGAAATTTTGGGAATCGCTGGTGTTGAAGGAAATGGTCAACGAGAGATTGTTGATTTAGTGACCGGTCTTCAAAAAATTCAACATGGCGATGTAGAAATCAAGGGTGAATCTATCAAGGGGAAATCCATTCGCGATATTCGTGATATGGGCACTTCTCATGTTCCGGAAGATCGCATGGTATACGGCGTTGCGGAGACAGAAAGTGTAAAAGCCAATGTGATGTCATATAAATATACGGATTCGACTTACACCAAAAAGGTGATGCAGAAATCAAAAGAAATTGATGAACTGGCAGATCGTTTGGTTGTGGATTATCTAATAAAATGTAATAACGCTGATCAACCAGTTAAAATGCTTTCTGGTGGTAATATTCAAAAGGTCGTTGTTGCTCGTGAATTCTTTGTGGAACCAGATTTCATTATCTGTGATCAACCCACACGTGGAATTGATGTCGGCGCCATTGAATTTATTCGAAAAGAATTGGTTGCGCTACGAGAAAAAGGGACTGCCGTTCTTTTGAACTCAGCCGATTTGAACGAAGTATTGGAATTGAGTGATCGATTGATCGTTATGCATGAAGGGGAAATTGCGGCCTTCTTTACTGACGCATCAAAAATCACAGAAGAGGAACTTGGCTTGTATATGTTGGGACTAAAAAAACAATCAGCTGAGGAGATAGGGAGGGCCATTCAATGA
- the trxB gene encoding thioredoxin-disulfide reductase — MYDVIIIGAGPAGLTAGLYAARANMKTLILEKEGVGGLISQTADVANMPGSIPDATGPALVARMEEQAKSFGAEIRIESVKGLRVEDGIKVIEGDKETYQAKTVILAVGAQPRKLNAPGEAEFTGKGVGYCATCDGAFFSGLDIYTVGGGDTACEESIFLTKFAKKVTMIVRRGELRAAKSIQDKIFANDKIDIMWNSAITKFEGQGLLGAIEVTDTKTGQVTRVSPDEGDMTFGVFIFAGYLPDTKPFEGKINMERGYIPTDELMKTNVPGVFAAGDCRVKTLRQVVTATNDGAIAAVEAEKFIEENY; from the coding sequence ATGTATGATGTAATTATTATTGGTGCCGGTCCTGCGGGATTGACAGCGGGACTCTATGCAGCAAGAGCCAATATGAAGACTCTTATTCTAGAAAAAGAAGGGGTTGGTGGCTTAATTTCTCAAACGGCGGATGTTGCCAATATGCCAGGATCTATTCCTGATGCCACGGGTCCAGCTTTAGTTGCGAGGATGGAAGAACAAGCGAAAAGCTTTGGCGCTGAAATTCGAATTGAAAGCGTTAAAGGATTACGCGTAGAAGATGGCATTAAGGTGATCGAGGGTGATAAGGAAACCTACCAGGCTAAAACAGTGATATTGGCGGTAGGTGCGCAGCCTCGGAAGTTGAACGCTCCTGGTGAGGCAGAGTTTACGGGAAAAGGCGTGGGCTACTGTGCGACTTGTGACGGTGCTTTTTTCTCTGGATTGGACATCTATACAGTTGGCGGTGGTGACACGGCTTGTGAGGAGTCAATTTTTTTGACTAAGTTCGCGAAAAAAGTGACGATGATTGTTAGGCGTGGTGAGTTACGGGCAGCGAAATCGATTCAAGATAAAATCTTTGCCAATGATAAGATTGATATTATGTGGAATTCAGCGATTACAAAATTTGAAGGGCAAGGTCTTTTGGGTGCGATCGAAGTGACCGATACAAAAACAGGCCAAGTAACAAGGGTGAGTCCGGATGAAGGCGATATGACATTTGGTGTTTTCATTTTTGCGGGGTATCTTCCCGACACGAAACCATTTGAGGGCAAGATTAACATGGAACGCGGCTATATTCCAACCGATGAATTGATGAAAACCAATGTGCCGGGGGTATTTGCTGCAGGCGATTGTCGTGTAAAAACGCTTCGTCAAGTTGTTACTGCAACCAACGATGGAGCGATTGCGGCGGTGGAAGCGGAAAAATTCATAGAAGAAAATTACTAA
- the trmL gene encoding tRNA (uridine(34)/cytosine(34)/5-carboxymethylaminomethyluridine (34)-2'-O)-methyltransferase TrmL → MALHIVLIEPEIPHNTGAIARTCAATGTVLHLVKPLGFSISDKYLKRAGLDYWDLVEVVVHENFDELLDTVDHNRFFFATTKGGHRHSDFSYVDECYLVFGKETKGIDKDLLNRFEEHNVRIPMRNIEKARSLNLANSVNIVLYEALRQLDYPGLR, encoded by the coding sequence ATGGCATTGCACATTGTACTGATTGAACCGGAAATTCCACATAATACGGGAGCAATTGCGCGGACTTGCGCAGCGACTGGAACGGTTTTGCATTTGGTGAAACCATTGGGATTTTCGATTTCAGATAAATACTTGAAACGAGCCGGACTCGATTATTGGGATCTGGTGGAAGTTGTTGTTCATGAGAACTTTGATGAGTTGCTGGATACGGTAGATCATAATCGATTCTTTTTTGCGACGACCAAGGGCGGTCACCGCCATTCTGACTTTTCATATGTCGATGAATGCTATTTGGTTTTTGGAAAAGAGACCAAAGGGATTGACAAGGATTTGCTGAATCGTTTTGAAGAACATAATGTTCGAATCCCCATGAGGAATATCGAAAAAGCACGTTCTTTGAATTTAGCAAATTCCGTTAATATCGTTTTGTATGAAGCACTTCGCCAGCTGGATTATCCAGGCTTGCGATAA
- a CDS encoding Cof-type HAD-IIB family hydrolase, producing the protein MKKLLAVDLDGTLLNEEHEVSEANLTAIRSYQNRGGLVVIATGRNFQAASIYAKKISPNLPMICFNGAYVYDPKISGFSSRRFLSHEKIEQIISIAETNDVLYRYYDQDTIYATEGMREALSKYEGGFGVKLCFLTDEALGRYYREQDLEVPKLVFHSHKPEQLNAVREALEEAGGFALAQSWEGVLEVMADQVNKGSALQLVCDELEISMEETIAVGDQENDMTMIQLAGLGIAMGNGAPALKKCADAVTVTNGESAIAHVIETYCKEE; encoded by the coding sequence ATGAAAAAGTTATTGGCTGTTGATTTAGATGGTACTCTATTGAATGAAGAACATGAAGTTTCTGAGGCCAACTTGACTGCAATTCGATCGTATCAAAATCGAGGTGGGCTTGTTGTGATTGCAACGGGACGAAATTTTCAAGCGGCATCGATTTATGCAAAAAAGATTTCTCCAAATCTTCCGATGATTTGCTTCAATGGTGCCTATGTATATGATCCGAAAATAAGTGGCTTTTCTTCTCGACGATTCTTGTCCCATGAGAAGATTGAACAGATAATTTCGATTGCCGAGACCAATGATGTCTTATATCGCTATTATGACCAAGACACAATCTATGCAACCGAGGGTATGCGAGAAGCACTTTCAAAATATGAAGGTGGTTTTGGTGTGAAACTGTGTTTTCTTACCGATGAGGCCTTAGGCCGTTATTATCGCGAGCAAGACTTAGAAGTGCCAAAATTGGTTTTTCACTCGCATAAACCGGAGCAGTTGAATGCAGTACGTGAAGCTCTTGAAGAGGCAGGGGGATTTGCCTTGGCTCAATCTTGGGAAGGCGTTCTAGAAGTAATGGCTGACCAAGTCAACAAAGGTTCAGCGCTTCAATTGGTCTGTGATGAATTGGAGATTTCGATGGAAGAGACGATTGCCGTTGGAGACCAGGAAAATGATATGACGATGATTCAACTCGCTGGATTGGGCATTGCCATGGGAAATGGGGCACCTGCATTGAAAAAATGTGCGGATGCTGTGACAGTTACCAATGGAGAATCAGCGATTGCACACGTGATTGAGACCTATTGTAAGGAGGAGTAA
- a CDS encoding ABC transporter permease, with protein sequence MSSIIDIIGTSEFWYSVIRVTTPILFAALGALISDSAGVINIALEGSMLWSAFAGVVFSAWFDSAWIGLLAAIIIGALVGLMLAYFALNLKTDIILSAIALNLMAAGGTVFLLFVVSNDRGISSSLDSRVLPKLFTGLADKVPFIGPVIFGHNVLTYVAFILVFATWFFMFKTPMGLRLRAVGENFHAAESVGISVKKIQYQALVLSGIMAGLGGAFMSMGYVSWFSQNMTAGRGFIALAAKAMGGVSPIGTMIASLFFGFASALANYEAEISVPAEFVKMIPYIFTIVGLVVYASKKQSDVKRARQKQAEAATASKGGK encoded by the coding sequence ATGAGTAGTATTATTGATATTATCGGGACCTCCGAGTTTTGGTATTCCGTGATTCGGGTAACAACCCCAATCCTTTTTGCTGCCTTGGGTGCTTTGATTTCTGACAGCGCAGGTGTAATTAACATTGCTTTGGAAGGTTCCATGCTTTGGTCCGCTTTTGCGGGTGTTGTTTTTAGTGCGTGGTTCGACAGCGCTTGGATCGGTCTTTTGGCTGCCATTATTATTGGCGCCTTAGTCGGACTCATGTTAGCCTATTTTGCTTTGAACCTAAAAACCGATATTATCTTGTCGGCGATTGCTTTAAATCTGATGGCTGCCGGGGGGACCGTCTTCCTCTTGTTTGTTGTTTCGAACGACCGGGGAATTTCCTCATCGCTCGACAGCCGTGTCTTGCCAAAATTATTTACAGGCCTAGCGGATAAAGTACCTTTTATTGGACCTGTGATATTTGGGCATAATGTGTTGACCTATGTTGCTTTTATACTTGTATTTGCTACATGGTTCTTTATGTTTAAAACACCGATGGGACTTCGTTTGCGTGCGGTTGGTGAGAACTTCCACGCCGCTGAGTCTGTTGGAATCAGTGTTAAGAAAATTCAATATCAAGCCTTGGTTCTTTCTGGAATTATGGCTGGTTTGGGTGGTGCTTTCATGTCCATGGGATACGTTTCTTGGTTCTCTCAAAACATGACAGCAGGCCGTGGATTTATCGCCTTGGCTGCGAAAGCCATGGGTGGTGTATCTCCAATAGGCACGATGATTGCTTCTCTATTCTTCGGTTTTGCTTCTGCATTGGCAAACTACGAGGCTGAAATTTCGGTTCCGGCTGAGTTTGTAAAGATGATTCCATATATCTTTACAATTGTTGGTTTGGTGGTTTATGCATCGAAAAAACAATCAGATGTGAAACGTGCACGTCAGAAGCAAGCTGAGGCTGCTACTGCGTCAAAGGGAGGCAAATAA
- a CDS encoding BMP family ABC transporter substrate-binding protein: MKKYISLLLVLMLALSFGLTGCAGSDEPAAATETDVTKVVLLINGNLGDRSFFDSAEVGFNRLVEDYAGKVEVKIIEMGFDNSKWEPGLIDASEAGYDVIVVGTWQMQELLEDIAPQYPDNNYIIFDTVANPEIPNIYSMLYKQNECAYLAGAVAASAAGDEPIGFLGGMDILVINDFLVGYIEGAQSVKSDVQVKISYIGDFNDSAKGKEMALAQYQSGVAIGFNVAGQAGLGQIDAAAEVNKLAIGVDSDQEALFRDMGEDAKADLIATSALKEVGNSLYRAIEMHMDGTLPYGESEALGLAEGAVGYVKSQWVIDNGYGDMLDELATKIAAGEVVVSSANGLTTEELTALRDAVK, translated from the coding sequence GTGAAAAAGTACATTAGTTTATTATTGGTATTGATGTTAGCACTTTCCTTTGGGCTAACAGGTTGTGCGGGTTCTGATGAGCCAGCGGCAGCGACAGAAACAGACGTTACAAAAGTAGTATTGTTGATTAACGGTAACTTGGGTGACCGTTCATTCTTCGATTCTGCAGAAGTTGGTTTCAACCGATTGGTTGAAGATTACGCAGGTAAAGTTGAAGTTAAGATCATTGAGATGGGCTTTGACAACTCTAAATGGGAACCAGGCTTGATTGATGCTTCAGAAGCTGGTTATGATGTAATTGTCGTTGGTACATGGCAAATGCAAGAATTGTTGGAAGATATTGCACCGCAATACCCAGACAACAACTACATTATCTTTGATACTGTAGCTAACCCAGAGATTCCAAACATCTACTCAATGCTTTACAAGCAAAACGAATGTGCATACCTTGCAGGCGCTGTAGCAGCATCAGCAGCAGGGGATGAGCCAATCGGTTTCTTGGGTGGCATGGATATCCTAGTTATCAATGATTTCTTGGTAGGATACATTGAAGGCGCGCAATCAGTAAAATCTGACGTTCAAGTTAAGATTTCTTACATTGGCGATTTCAATGACTCTGCAAAAGGTAAAGAGATGGCATTGGCTCAATATCAGTCAGGCGTAGCTATTGGATTTAACGTAGCTGGTCAAGCTGGTTTGGGACAAATCGATGCGGCTGCAGAAGTTAACAAGCTTGCAATCGGCGTTGACTCTGATCAAGAAGCATTGTTCCGCGATATGGGTGAAGACGCGAAAGCCGATTTGATTGCAACTTCAGCATTGAAAGAAGTTGGAAACTCATTGTATCGTGCAATTGAAATGCATATGGACGGCACACTTCCTTATGGCGAATCTGAAGCATTGGGACTAGCTGAAGGCGCTGTTGGTTACGTGAAGAGCCAATGGGTTATCGACAATGGCTATGGCGATATGCTTGATGAATTAGCAACAAAAATCGCTGCAGGCGAGGTTGTTGTATCATCTGCAAATGGTTTGACAACTGAAGAGTTGACAGCCTTGAGAGACGCAGTAAAATAG
- a CDS encoding glycine C-acetyltransferase: MSKIHELGYLAEKVQDLKDTGVYRKLPVLESPCDAEIVLNGKSVINLSSNNYLGFANHPRIKEAAKQAIDIYGVGAGAVRTIVGNTILHEELDRTIATFKREDAAIAFQSGFACNAGAIQAITEKGDLIISDSLNHASIIDGCRLSRADKTVFKHSDMADLEKVLKERRENYRNVLIITDGVFSMDGDIAKLPEIVALAETYNCMTYVDDAHGSGVLGESGRGTVDHFNLHGRVDFSIGTLSKAIGSVGGYVACNQTAYDWLNHRGRPILFSTSIPPASVAASIEALHMLMESTEYTDRLWDNARYFKEKLTALGFDTGQSETPITPVMVGDEAITMEFSRKLLQNGVYVSGIVFPTVPKGAGRLRCMVTAGHTKEQLNQAIAIIKSTAMEIGIL, from the coding sequence ATGAGTAAGATTCATGAATTGGGATATTTGGCTGAAAAAGTGCAAGACTTGAAAGACACGGGGGTTTATCGAAAGCTGCCGGTTTTGGAATCGCCATGCGATGCAGAGATTGTTTTAAACGGCAAGAGTGTAATCAACTTATCATCGAACAATTATTTGGGATTTGCAAATCATCCGCGAATCAAGGAAGCTGCAAAGCAAGCAATTGATATTTATGGAGTCGGTGCGGGTGCAGTTAGAACCATTGTGGGGAATACGATCTTGCACGAAGAACTGGACCGGACCATTGCGACCTTTAAGCGAGAGGATGCGGCAATTGCATTTCAATCGGGTTTTGCTTGTAACGCCGGAGCGATCCAGGCGATTACAGAAAAAGGTGATTTGATTATTTCAGATTCCTTGAATCATGCCAGCATTATCGACGGGTGCCGTTTGTCTCGAGCGGATAAAACGGTGTTCAAGCATAGTGATATGGCAGATTTAGAGAAGGTTTTAAAAGAGCGACGAGAAAATTATCGCAATGTCTTGATCATAACAGATGGGGTATTTAGTATGGATGGTGATATTGCCAAATTACCAGAGATCGTTGCCTTGGCTGAAACATACAATTGCATGACTTATGTGGATGATGCTCATGGTTCTGGTGTACTTGGAGAAAGTGGACGGGGAACTGTCGATCATTTTAACCTTCATGGACGAGTTGATTTCAGCATTGGTACGCTTTCAAAAGCAATTGGTTCTGTCGGTGGATATGTCGCTTGTAATCAAACGGCTTATGATTGGTTGAACCATCGTGGTCGTCCAATTCTATTTTCCACATCGATTCCACCTGCATCAGTTGCGGCATCGATCGAAGCCCTTCATATGCTAATGGAGTCAACGGAATATACGGACCGATTATGGGATAATGCAAGGTATTTTAAAGAAAAACTAACCGCTTTGGGCTTTGATACGGGACAAAGTGAGACCCCGATTACACCGGTAATGGTTGGTGATGAAGCAATAACCATGGAATTCTCTCGTAAGCTTTTACAGAATGGGGTCTATGTATCCGGTATTGTTTTTCCAACAGTGCCCAAGGGAGCTGGAAGGCTTCGCTGTATGGTCACTGCAGGACATACCAAGGAGCAATTAAATCAAGCAATTGCGATTATAAAAAGCACGGCAATGGAAATTGGGATTCTATAG